In Rutidosis leptorrhynchoides isolate AG116_Rl617_1_P2 chromosome 2, CSIRO_AGI_Rlap_v1, whole genome shotgun sequence, one genomic interval encodes:
- the LOC139892030 gene encoding uncharacterized protein → MSVAAQCFNGNLKKAVAGIRRINLDGLRWRVIDAQGQVLGRLASQISTVVQGKDKPTYTPNREDGDMCIVLNAKDICVTGRKLTDKFYRWHTGYVGHLKERSLKDQMVKDPTEVIRKAVMRMLPRNKLRDHRDRKLRIFPGNEHPFGDKLLEPYVMPPRQVREMRPRAKRAMVRAQKKAEQQQEGGNKVSKGKMRDEASQLSA, encoded by the exons ATGTCAGTTGCAGCTCAGTGTTTCAATGGCAATCTCAAG AAAGCAGTTGCAGGTATTAGACGTATTAATTTGGATGGGCTGCGATGGAGAGTCATTGATGCTCAGGGCCAG GTCCTAGGGAGATTAGCATCACAAATATCAACAGTGGTTCAAGGCAAAGATAAGCCTACATATACACCAAACCGTGAAGATGGGGATATGTGTATTGTACTTAACGCTAAAGATATATGCGTCACTGGGAGAAAACTTACCGACAAATTTTACCGATGGCACACTGG GTATGTTGGCCATCTTAAGGAAAGGAGTTTAAAAGACCAAATGGTGAAGGATCCTACAGAGGTCATTCGAAAAGCTGTTATGCGCATGCTACCAAGAAATAAATTGCGTGAT CACAGAGATCGTAAGCTGAGAATATTTCCAGGCAATGAGCATCCGTTTGGTGACAAGCTCCTTGAACCATATGTGATGCCACCTCGACAAGTTCGTGAAATGCGTCCGCGTGCAAAAAGAGCCATGGTTCGAGCACAAAAGAAAGCTGAACAACAACAAGAAGGTGGTAATAAAGTTAGCAAAGGTAAAATGAGAGACGAAGCCTCACAACTGAGTGCCTGA
- the LOC139892031 gene encoding ribulose-1,5 bisphosphate carboxylase/oxygenase large subunit N-methyltransferase, chloroplastic, with product MEVAYIQQTKCIFDFNQTRLSSHHRHVSVLSRVSISNSRNYNARSSFRLRNRNICSASSSETLVASKKDKESDKVTQEEEDLKSWMHKNGLPPCKVVLKERQAYDSRHPSIHYVAASEDLQAGDIVFSVPNSLVVTLEKVLGNETIAELLTTNKLSELACLALYLMYEKKQGKESFWYPYIKELDRQRGRGQLSVESPLLWSESELNYLTGSPVKAEVIERADGIRKEYNELDTVWFMAGSLFQQYPFDIPTEAFSFEIFKQAFVAVQSCVVHLQNVSLARRFALVPLGPPLLAYKSNCRAMLTAVDGAVQLVVDRPYIAGQSIAVWCGPQPNSKLLINYGFVDEDNSYDRLVVEAALNTEDPQYQDKRLVAQRNGKLTIQTFQVKVGKERETVLDMLPYMRLGYVSDPLEMGSVISSQGPVCPVSPCMEHAVLDQLATYFRERLEGYPTTLSEDEALLAECDIDPKKRVATKLLVCEKKILNKCLEATIGLINELPDLSLSPCPAPYAPLLR from the exons ATGGAGGTTGCTTATATACAACAAACCAAAtgtatattcgatttcaatcaaACACGCCTTTCATCTCACCATCGCCATGTTTCCGTGCTTTCTAGGGTTTCAATTTCAAATTCTCGAAATTATAACGCTCGTTCTTCGTTCCGGTTGCGGAATCGAAACATTTGTTCAGCTTCAAGTTCAGAAACACTTGTTGCTAGTAAGAAAGATAAGGAATCTGATAAAGTAACACAAGAAGAAGAGGATTTGAAATCATGGATGCATAAGAATGGTTTGCCGCCGTGTAAAGTTGTGCTGAAAGAACGACAAGCGTATGATTCTCGACATCCGTCTATTCATTATGTTGCTGCTAGTGAGGATTTGCAG GCAGGTGATATTGTGTTTTCGGTTCCGAATTCATTGGTTGTGACACTTGAAAAAGTGTTGGGGAACGAGACTATTG CGGAACTGCTAACTACGAACAAGCTATCAGAATTAGCTTGCCTTGCATTATATCTAATGTATGAGAAAAAACAAGGAAAAGAGTCTTTCTGGTATCCGTATATAAAAGAGCTTGATCGTCAACGTGGTAGGGGACAGCTGTCGGTTGAATCCCCACTCTTGTGGTCTGAATCTGAACTGAATTATCTGACAGGCAGTCCTGTTAAG GCTGAAGTTATTGAGAGAGCAGATGGCATCAGAAAAGAGTATAACGAGCTTGATACAGTGTGGTTTATGGCTGGGTCCCTATTTCAG CAATACCCATTTGATATCCCTACAGAGGCCTTTTCTTTTGAGATATTCAAACAAGCTTTTGTTGCAGTCCAATCATGTGTCGTGCATTTGCAG AATGTCAGTTTGGCACGAAGGTTTGCATTGGTTCCCCTTGGACCTCCTCTCTTGGCCTATAAGAGCAACTGCAGAGCAATGCTAACGGCTGTAGATGGAGCTGTCCAGTTGGTTGTTGATCGTCCTTACATAGCTGGACAGTCTATTGCAGTATG GTGTGGGCCACAACCTAACTCGAAGCTACTAATTAATTATGGTTTTGTTGATGAAGATAATTCTTATGACCGCTTGGTGGTTGAG GCAGCATTGAATACAGAGGATCCTCAGTATCAAGACAAGAGATTAGTTGCTCAGCGAAATGGAAAGTTGACCATACAAACCTTCCAG GTTAAAGTTGGGAAGGAACGAGAAACCGTTCTAGATATGCTTCCATATATGAGGTTAGGTTATGTTTCAGATCCTCTAGAGATGGGCTCTGTTATATCTTCTCAGGGTCCCGTATGTCCG GTAAGTCCTTGTATGGAACATGCAGTTTTGGACCAACTAGCTACTTATTTCAGAGAAAGGCTAGAAGGTTATCCAACTACTCTAAGTGAAGATGAAGCCTTG TTGGCAGAATGTGATATTGATCCTAAGAAACGAGTTGCCACAAAGCTCCTCGTTTGTGAGAAGAAAATACTAAACAAATGCTTGGAGGCAACTATTGGCCTGATTAACGAATTACCAGATCTCTCTTTATCTCCATGCCCGGCTCCTTATGCTCCTCTACTAAGATGA